In the genome of Desulfovibrio sp., one region contains:
- a CDS encoding SurA N-terminal domain-containing protein yields the protein MRKILVLLLAIMLTTACGVQAAQLNKVAAVVNGQVITMFDLQKNALPDIIRSGLNPENPANAKQVDTVFRKVLDLMIMDILIAQEAKRLKVSISPSEIDNEIAKLMQGRNMTKQQFEEQLTRQKSSVAELRGNIEKSLLRQKIMSMEVGRKVVVTPEEIKAYYEAHKSTMYDRSGLHMGVLVYSPKVNAASIAAQIRSGALTFEEAALKYSIAPNKEKGGDMGPVEWDRLNPEWEGRLTKMKPGDVTEVFDLQGHKAQVHLFRPGGGSELKILTLEEAKPQIDAILRQPKAMERFDDYTGQLRKKAVIDIRL from the coding sequence GTGAGGAAAATACTTGTTTTGCTGCTGGCGATCATGCTTACAACCGCATGCGGCGTGCAGGCCGCACAGCTTAATAAGGTGGCTGCTGTTGTCAACGGACAAGTCATTACCATGTTTGACCTGCAAAAAAATGCGTTGCCTGACATTATCCGGTCCGGGCTTAACCCCGAAAATCCGGCCAACGCCAAGCAGGTGGACACGGTTTTTCGCAAGGTTCTGGATCTGATGATTATGGATATTCTCATCGCCCAGGAAGCCAAAAGACTGAAAGTCAGCATTTCTCCTTCGGAAATCGACAATGAGATCGCCAAACTGATGCAGGGCCGCAACATGACCAAGCAGCAGTTTGAGGAGCAGCTCACGCGCCAGAAGAGCAGCGTGGCCGAATTGCGCGGCAACATCGAAAAGTCGCTGTTGCGCCAGAAGATCATGAGTATGGAAGTGGGCCGCAAGGTTGTGGTCACGCCAGAGGAAATTAAGGCATACTATGAGGCCCACAAATCCACCATGTACGACCGCAGCGGTCTGCACATGGGGGTTCTGGTCTATTCGCCCAAGGTCAACGCCGCCTCCATTGCCGCTCAGATACGCTCCGGGGCGCTGACCTTTGAAGAAGCCGCGCTGAAGTATTCCATCGCGCCCAACAAGGAAAAGGGCGGCGATATGGGGCCGGTGGAATGGGATCGCCTGAACCCCGAATGGGAAGGACGGCTCACCAAGATGAAGCCCGGCGATGTGACCGAAGTCTTTGACCTTCAGGGGCACAAGGCGCAGGTGCATCTTTTCCGTCCTGGCGGCGGCAGTGAGCTGAAAATACTCACGCTTGAAGAGGCCAAGCCGCAGATCGACGCCATCCTGCGTCAGCCAAAGGCCATGGAACGCTTTGACGATTATACGGGACAATTGCGCAAAAAAGCGGTAATCGATATTCGGTTGTAG
- a CDS encoding RodZ domain-containing protein, whose protein sequence is MTLEELGAVLRAEREKRGLSIEDAANHLKIGARLLRALEAGDSASLPHLAYTKGFIRSYSAYVGLSAEEISAALSALEAENEEALIQQTPLPDVTLAPRRNFKPFLSVFVVLLLGIGVYLVWQHGALDVLTSQTRRQAQPAPMQSPDTAETPPVGTEARNLGREARQSGTAGQPAAAATDSGPQAGRSAAPAASGAQRGETAGAQASAPAAPATTPGTAATTGPAAASAATSAPTSPQTPVTGPHKVIITATEECWVHSNADHTDTRQFSLRKGDTFALTFTKSLELKLGNAGGVRLRYDGEELPPVGATGQVRTLTFPPALP, encoded by the coding sequence ATGACCTTAGAGGAACTGGGCGCGGTCCTTCGCGCGGAGCGCGAAAAAAGGGGCCTCAGCATTGAAGATGCGGCCAACCACCTGAAGATAGGCGCACGCCTTTTGCGCGCGCTCGAAGCCGGTGACTCCGCTTCTTTGCCCCATCTGGCATATACCAAGGGTTTCATTCGTTCGTACTCCGCATATGTGGGGCTTTCAGCCGAAGAAATCAGCGCGGCCCTGTCCGCTCTGGAGGCTGAAAACGAAGAAGCTTTGATACAGCAGACGCCCCTGCCGGACGTCACTCTGGCCCCAAGGCGCAATTTCAAACCCTTTTTGTCCGTCTTTGTCGTTCTGCTGCTGGGTATTGGCGTTTACCTGGTCTGGCAGCACGGCGCACTGGATGTTTTGACCAGCCAGACGCGCCGCCAGGCGCAGCCCGCACCCATGCAAAGCCCGGACACTGCGGAAACGCCGCCTGTGGGAACAGAGGCCCGCAACCTTGGCCGTGAGGCACGCCAGAGTGGCACTGCCGGGCAACCCGCCGCAGCCGCCACAGACAGCGGGCCGCAGGCTGGCCGCTCCGCAGCGCCCGCCGCTTCCGGCGCGCAGCGTGGCGAAACCGCTGGCGCGCAGGCCTCCGCACCGGCTGCGCCCGCCACAACGCCGGGCACTGCCGCAACCACTGGCCCAGCCGCAGCGTCAGCCGCCACATCGGCCCCCACATCTCCGCAGACGCCTGTGACTGGCCCCCACAAGGTCATCATTACGGCCACGGAAGAATGCTGGGTGCATTCCAATGCCGACCATACCGATACGAGGCAGTTTTCCCTGCGCAAGGGCGACACCTTTGCCCTTACGTTCACCAAGAGTCTGGAACTCAAGCTCGGCAATGCGGGCGGAGTGCGCCTGCGCTATGATGGCGAGGAACTCCCCCCCGTGGGCGCAACCGGTCAGGTACGCACGCTGACCTTCCCTCCGGCACTCCCATGA